CGCATCGATACAACCCTCGTAGTATTGCACGTGGTTAAGTACCGCATCGGGATCTGCTGAATCAGGGGGGGCACACTCTGAAGTGACGACAAAGAGTCCCTCGCGCAACAACTTCTCCAACCGACTAACGGCACTTGATGTTGATGTATGTGGAGCATTTGTAAGTAACGGTTCAGGCCAGGGCTCTTGTCTCACAACTCGCAACCAACTCGATTTGCCGATGTAGTTATTTTCAACAGGCGGATTCGGGTCTTTCGGTATCACACCTAACCGCGTGCGTTGGGCTCCGCGCCAGGCTTCCATCCAAACACAAGGCATGTCCGTCTTGACCTCACAGTTGCCATCAGGACGAACGCCCCCGCACGGGCCATTGCGCATACTCTTTGGGCAGTTCATTGGACAGGCCATACCGGTTACCGAGAGCAGGCATGCCCCACACATTCTACAGTCGAAAAGAAGCCCCTTGACTGTGCGCTCGACGGCCGCTACGGGTTTCTCCACTCGATCGTATCCGATTACCCGTACGACCGGTCGCACGATATGCAAGACAGCATCAAAGAGCCGATAGAGTGATTCCATCAGACCTGCATGCCGTACTACCCAGCGCCTCAACACGTACAATTACATCCTCGCTCTCACAATGAGACCAGCAGGCATAATTATTTCTATACACCTAAGTGCTATCGGCGTAGAAATTGTTCTCTCGCCATAGTGACTAGTTGCCGTCATATGTCCAGTGCGTCGACGAATATATCCTGGTAGTCCGGTTGTTCCGTCAGCGAAATGTGCTTGACTCGATGTGTAAGCTCCAAAGCACGTGAACGGGCTGATTCAGAAACGAGAACCATCTCCGCTCCCGCTAGTGCGGCGTTACCAACGTAGCGAATGCGTCCACAGGGGAGGGATGGAAGCATGCGTATACGCAACGCACTCTCGAGGTTGATGTAATTACCGAATCCACCACACAGCAATATTTCATCGATTTCGTCATTCTTTACATTCATCACGCGCTGCAGCATCGTGATCGCAGAGTAGATCGCCCCTTTGGCGAGCTGCAACTGGCGAATATCGCTCTGCGTGAGGATTACAGCCTCATTTCTGCCAGACTGCTCTGCGTGTACGAGAACGAAGGCATCGTCCTCCGTGTTATCCAGAAATCTGTTTCTGAGCCCGGCCGGCAAGGTGCTTCGGTTCGACTGCATTAGCCGCCCATGCGGTTCGATCAGATCGGCATCGAGCATACTGGCAACCGCATCAATGAGTCCGGAGCCGCAAATTCCAATTGCCGGTGTATTTCCGATGACCTCGCATCGAACGTCATTACCGATCTCCACGCCTTCGATCGCACCAAGCGCAGCGCGCATACCGTGTCGAATCTGTCCACCTTCAAACGCCGGCCCCGCAGGAGCTGAACACGCAACAAGTTCACCCCCAGTCGCCATGATTACTTCGGTGTTTGTCCCTATGTCCACTAGTAGACGTGTTCCATCGCCTCCATCAATTCTAGTAGCGAGTAGTGCTCCGACAGCGTCGGAACCGACGAATCCGGCTATCAGAGGCAATAAATAGATGCAAGCCTGGGGCGCGGCCTTGAGAGGTAGTTCACGCGCCGAAAGCAGGAGCTCGTTGCGCACCACTGGTGCATACGGCGCGAACCCCAACTGAGACACATTGATCCCGAGTAAAATATGATGCATGCAAGGATTGGCGACGATTGTGATCTTATAGATATTCTGAGGTGCAATGTCCGCGTTTCTACACGCCTCGATAATAAAATCATTGAGCGTCTGAAGAACCCGCGTCTTGAGCGTCGCAAGGTTCTTTTCGGTGGACTGTACGAACGCGATCCTCGACATGAGGTCGCCGCCATAGATGGCCTGCGGGTTGACATTCGCTACCGAAGCAAGTCGCTTCCCGGACGCCAGATCCAGCAGAGTGCCGACGATGGTCGTCGTGCCGACATCAAAGGCCATGCCGTATCTCCAGGCTCTGGTGTCACCTGGCTCGATAGCGATCACCGATCCGTTAAACGTGGTTAATGTCACCTGTCCTTTCTGCTGGCGTATTGCTGACGGAAGCTCACGAAGCACTGCGAGACTGAGATCGTTCGAGACTTTGGCCGGTAACTCTGCAAGAACCCTCTCGGAGTCGGAGACGGGCTCATCGATACCTTTCAGCGAAGTGGCAGTTGAGAAATGTTGCTCAATTCCCGAGTTGACATGTGTCGGGCTGTCAGCTTCAGGGTCTAACTCACTAATGAAGATCTGGTGACCCACTTCGCTCGCGGGCGGCGCTACCAATACTGAGCACGCGGCAATTACTTTCGTCTGGCAGGCGAGGCGGAATTGCTCGCTAACCTCTTCTTGGCCAAGTTGCGTGTAGTCCTGATCCGTCGCTGGCGGCACATCACCTTTGAGAATCTTTACTCGACAACTACGACACCGTCCGCGGCCGCCGCAGGTTGTAACCACCTCGACACCTACGTTACGCGCAACGTCGAGCAAAGTCTGCCCGTCCCTTGAGACATTGGTGTGTGTCGTAGTGATTTTGTTTTGAGATTCGAATGTGACGCGCAAGGCATGGATCCTTAATATTTGCTACGCCTCTTTGCGGCTGGTCATACACCGTATCCAAAGATTGCGGCGTACGATTTTCTCTCACATCGCACAGAAAACGTTTTGAATAGTCTTAAAGTCTTTTGAGTCTTCCGGTCACACTCCGGTAGGAGTTCTCTGACCGACTGCCGGTGCCTACGGTCAACACCGATAGATTGAGACTACCGTCCCCTCTTAACTCCGTGTCTCATAGGTGTGCGTGTTCCTGCACGCAGGTCTCACCTGGATATTTGCATCAATCCGAACAGTCCCGAGCGGGACATCTTGGGCGTCATCAGGAAACTGTCCGAAAGGCGTACCGGGAGTGCCGCAGTTCCAAATAATCCGAACAGGTCGCGTTGACCAGAAAGAGGCCAAGTTCCGTAACCAGGCGCAAGACGCCGTGTCAGAGTGTAACCCTGAACCCTGATGCGCTCTCTAATCCAAGTCGTGAAACTTTTAGTCGTCCCCTCTAAACTCATCCAACCGGCAGTTTCAAAAAAGAGCGCCTCAACCATCTCACCGCGCGACCTCAGCCGGTCGGTCTCTTCGTCGAACTGAGGCCCCATCGTCAAAAGCACTGGCAGCAGCGCGACACTGCTCGACAACACCTTTTCGGCTTCAGCACCCGGCGAAATGAGGATTTGTTCATCGTTCACTTTACATTCACCAATACGAGGCAGGGGCACCATTCGATACTGAAGAGCAGGGGCAGCCAGCGCGCGTGCTCGCGCCGCCATTCGCTCTGCTGCCTCGACAACGGCACGGGGTGCACGATTGGGTCCTTTGTATCCCTGAATACGAAGCATCGTAACCGGCTGCGGGTATACTGACGCTGCCTCAAAGTCACCACCCCGAAATTCCAGTAGCGGTAACCTAGTCGCTAGATCTGAGTTCACAACTCCTAATCCAACTACCTTCAAGCCCCATTCACCGCAAATTGGCACATCCTGTTCAGCCCTAAATCACCCCAATTCGGGGTAGATACCCACTTCCTTGATAGTGTCCGTCAAAATACGCACGTGCTGGGGTGGAGTGTCGCGCGCTACGGCACAATCAGCGCCAAAAATATAGCCCCCGCCCGGAGCCGCATCCCTAATGCACGCTATAGCCTCATTACGAACTTCCTCGGGGGTGCCTTGATAAAGCGTCGCTACGGCTTTCACATTTCCCTGCGGTACAATTCGGTCACCATACTTTTTCTTAAATTCGCCTATCTCGACACGATCAACATGTAGAATATCGGCATTCTCACAGCAGAGATCGAAACGATCATCCCAGCGTCCGCAGGTGTGGAAATTGATCGCTTTGGCACCTGCTTTCTTGATATCTCCGAAAAAACGTTTGGTGTATGGATGAGCGAATTCCTTAAAATGATCGAGCGAAATGCAATCCATATTCGCCACCGGATTCGACGTGCAGACTATGTCGGCACCCGCTTCGACAAGCGCCTTACCATAGGCTGTGCAATTCTCGGTTGTGATCTCGAGTAGATCCTTGACGAAAGACGGATTATCGATCATATCCATGTAGAGTTCGGTGTTTCCCCGGATCAGACAAGCAGT
The nucleotide sequence above comes from Pseudomonadota bacterium. Encoded proteins:
- a CDS encoding DUF4445 domain-containing protein; protein product: MRVTFESQNKITTTHTNVSRDGQTLLDVARNVGVEVVTTCGGRGRCRSCRVKILKGDVPPATDQDYTQLGQEEVSEQFRLACQTKVIAACSVLVAPPASEVGHQIFISELDPEADSPTHVNSGIEQHFSTATSLKGIDEPVSDSERVLAELPAKVSNDLSLAVLRELPSAIRQQKGQVTLTTFNGSVIAIEPGDTRAWRYGMAFDVGTTTIVGTLLDLASGKRLASVANVNPQAIYGGDLMSRIAFVQSTEKNLATLKTRVLQTLNDFIIEACRNADIAPQNIYKITIVANPCMHHILLGINVSQLGFAPYAPVVRNELLLSARELPLKAAPQACIYLLPLIAGFVGSDAVGALLATRIDGGDGTRLLVDIGTNTEVIMATGGELVACSAPAGPAFEGGQIRHGMRAALGAIEGVEIGNDVRCEVIGNTPAIGICGSGLIDAVASMLDADLIEPHGRLMQSNRSTLPAGLRNRFLDNTEDDAFVLVHAEQSGRNEAVILTQSDIRQLQLAKGAIYSAITMLQRVMNVKNDEIDEILLCGGFGNYINLESALRIRMLPSLPCGRIRYVGNAALAGAEMVLVSESARSRALELTHRVKHISLTEQPDYQDIFVDALDI